A genomic segment from Agelaius phoeniceus isolate bAgePho1 chromosome 2, bAgePho1.hap1, whole genome shotgun sequence encodes:
- the PRDX4 gene encoding peroxiredoxin-4 isoform X1, which produces MCGPSSSPPPPPLAAPRGRAVARRAMEAGGGAGARCPALLLLLLAAALGGEAEAEAEEPRPARQRGDEQCHYYAGGQVYPGEAARLPVSDHSLHLSQAKISKPAPYWEGTAVINGEFKELKLTDYEGKYLVFFFYPLDFTFVCPTEIIAFSDRIEEFRAINTEVVACSVDSKFTHLAWINTPRKQGGLGPMKIPLLSDLTHQISKDYGVYLEDQGHTLRGLFIIDNKRILRQITMNDLPVGRSVDETLRLVQAFQYTDKHGEVCPAGWKPGSETIIPDPAGKLKYFDKLN; this is translated from the exons ATGTGCGGGCCAAGCTcctccccgccgccgccgcccctcgCCGCGCCGCGGGGACGTGCAGTGGCTCGGCGGGCCATGgaggcgggcggcggggccggggcccggTGCcccgcgctgctgctgctcctgctggcggCGGCGCTGGGAGGCGAGGCGGAGGCGGAGGCGGAGGAGCCGCGGCCGGCGCGGCAGCGCGGGGACGAGCAGTGCCATTACTACGCGGGCGGGCAGGTGTACCCCGGGGAGGCGGCCCGGCTGCCCGTCTCCGACCACTCGCTgcacctcagccaggccaaga TCTCCAAGCCAGCACCTTACTGGGAGGGAACAGCAGTCATTAATGGAGAGTTTAAAGAGCTGAAGCTAACAGATTACGAAGGAAAATATCttgtcttcttcttctatccTCTTGACTT TACATTTGTCTGTCCAACTGAGATAATTGCCTTCAGTGACCGAATTGAAGAATTCAGAGCAATAAATACTGAAGTGGTAGCATGTTCTGTGGACTCAAAGTTCACTCACTTAGCCTG GATTAATACTCCTCGTAAACAAGGAGGACTTGGACCAATGAAGATTCCCCTTCTTTCTGATCTGACACACCAGATTTCAAAGGATTATGGAGTGTATCTGGAAGATCAAGGACATACACTTAG AGGCCTTTTCATTATTGACAATAAGAGAATCCTTCGACAGATCACAATGAATGACCTTCCTGTTGGGAGATCAGTGGATGAAACACTTCGTTTAGTGCAAGCATTCCAGTACACAGACAAACATGGAGAAG tttgccCTGCTGGTTGGAAACCTGGCAGTGAAACA ATAATTCCAGATCCAGCTGGAAAACTGAAGTATTTTGATAAACTAAACTGA
- the PRDX4 gene encoding peroxiredoxin-4 isoform X2: MCGPSSSPPPPPLAAPRGRAVARRAMEAGGGAGARCPALLLLLLAAALGGEAEAEAEEPRPARQRGDEQCHYYAGGQVYPGEAARLPVSDHSLHLSQAKISKPAPYWEGTAVINGEFKELKLTDYEGKYLVFFFYPLDFTFVCPTEIIAFSDRIEEFRAINTEVVACSVDSKFTHLAWINTPRKQGGLGPMKIPLLSDLTHQISKDYGVYLEDQGHTLRGLFIIDNKRILRQITMNDLPVGRSVDETLRLVQAFQYTDKHGEVCPAGWKPGSETIKPEEAMRVWWPREEL, encoded by the exons ATGTGCGGGCCAAGCTcctccccgccgccgccgcccctcgCCGCGCCGCGGGGACGTGCAGTGGCTCGGCGGGCCATGgaggcgggcggcggggccggggcccggTGCcccgcgctgctgctgctcctgctggcggCGGCGCTGGGAGGCGAGGCGGAGGCGGAGGCGGAGGAGCCGCGGCCGGCGCGGCAGCGCGGGGACGAGCAGTGCCATTACTACGCGGGCGGGCAGGTGTACCCCGGGGAGGCGGCCCGGCTGCCCGTCTCCGACCACTCGCTgcacctcagccaggccaaga TCTCCAAGCCAGCACCTTACTGGGAGGGAACAGCAGTCATTAATGGAGAGTTTAAAGAGCTGAAGCTAACAGATTACGAAGGAAAATATCttgtcttcttcttctatccTCTTGACTT TACATTTGTCTGTCCAACTGAGATAATTGCCTTCAGTGACCGAATTGAAGAATTCAGAGCAATAAATACTGAAGTGGTAGCATGTTCTGTGGACTCAAAGTTCACTCACTTAGCCTG GATTAATACTCCTCGTAAACAAGGAGGACTTGGACCAATGAAGATTCCCCTTCTTTCTGATCTGACACACCAGATTTCAAAGGATTATGGAGTGTATCTGGAAGATCAAGGACATACACTTAG AGGCCTTTTCATTATTGACAATAAGAGAATCCTTCGACAGATCACAATGAATGACCTTCCTGTTGGGAGATCAGTGGATGAAACACTTCGTTTAGTGCAAGCATTCCAGTACACAGACAAACATGGAGAAG tttgccCTGCTGGTTGGAAACCTGGCAGTGAAACA ATCAAACCAGAGGAAGCCATGAGAGTGTGGTGGCCAAGGGAAGAACT ATAA